The following proteins come from a genomic window of Pyxidicoccus sp. MSG2:
- a CDS encoding CheR family methyltransferase yields the protein MTDPECVELLQWAAPRLRLRWDGFRRVRGQVCKRIGRRLQALGLPDAAAYRARLEADAAEWAVLDSLCRVTISRFYRDAHVFDVLRDGLLPSLLEALPAGSPFRAWSAGCASGEEPSTVAVLFRLGLQPRFPAVRLELLATDADEALLARARRGCYPRGSLRELPSEWAARAFPDPGPEPCIAPAYREGVTFLRQDLRAEMPDGPFHLVLCRNVAFTYFAPPLQREVLARLVSRLVPGGLLVIGGHESLPEHGAELECAAGPLPVFRRTTG from the coding sequence GTGACGGACCCTGAGTGCGTGGAGTTGCTGCAGTGGGCCGCGCCCCGGCTGCGCCTGCGCTGGGACGGCTTCCGCCGTGTCCGGGGGCAGGTGTGCAAGCGCATCGGCCGGAGGCTCCAGGCGCTGGGGCTTCCGGACGCCGCCGCCTACCGCGCCCGGCTGGAGGCGGACGCGGCGGAGTGGGCGGTGCTCGACTCGCTCTGCCGCGTCACCATCTCCCGCTTCTACCGCGACGCACACGTCTTCGACGTGCTGCGCGACGGCTTGCTGCCGTCCCTGCTGGAGGCGCTGCCCGCGGGGAGCCCCTTCCGCGCGTGGAGCGCCGGCTGTGCCTCCGGTGAGGAGCCCTCGACGGTGGCCGTCCTCTTCCGGCTCGGCCTCCAGCCCCGCTTCCCGGCCGTGCGTCTGGAGTTGCTCGCCACCGACGCCGACGAGGCGCTGCTCGCCCGCGCGCGCCGGGGCTGCTACCCGCGTGGCTCGCTGCGCGAGTTGCCCTCGGAGTGGGCCGCCCGGGCCTTTCCCGACCCGGGCCCGGAGCCGTGCATCGCCCCCGCGTACCGCGAGGGTGTCACCTTCCTCCGCCAGGACCTGCGCGCGGAGATGCCGGACGGCCCGTTCCACCTGGTGCTGTGTCGCAACGTGGCCTTCACCTACTTCGCCCCGCCGCTCCAGCGCGAGGTGCTGGCGCGGCTGGTGTCACGCCTGGTGCCGGGCGGGCTGCTCGTCATCGGCGGCCATGAGTCGCTTCCCGAGCACGGCGCGGAGCTGGAGTGCGCCGCGGGGCCGCTTCCCGTCTTCCGCCGGACGACGGGCTGA
- a CDS encoding S1 family peptidase produces MLGPRGALAFLLLTAVASLLACQPVAEAPSVPAPRTDSMFIVDGTDAPDAAAAVALIARRTRCSGEPPVLLCSGALIAPDVVLTAAHCLAIFGPEGPHEVYFGQVLLPQPEPSPRGRFARVSHAVIHPDYDAATHAYDAALLRLAAPVDVAPFPLPDSKTAVPVVGASVRAVGYGDTKDARAPSGRRRQGTLAVTQVEPAAFLAGPSPSMSCVGDSGGPVLLRDGEREVLVGLTASGDVACRNEARNVRVDVLLDGFIRPFLAEAPAPVVPTLAPEDLCRATCTRDAECPSGLTCVSAQGAPGRCLMPALQEGDYGAVCTDDAACGAGGLCARLEPEGDAACRCFTSCSGPLPDPVDPPEPEADTGGCSSVPGPALLGLLVLALRVARGVRRPARR; encoded by the coding sequence GTGCTCGGACCTCGTGGCGCGCTTGCCTTTCTCCTGCTGACGGCTGTGGCTTCGCTGCTTGCTTGCCAGCCCGTGGCCGAGGCGCCGTCCGTGCCCGCTCCGCGCACGGACTCGATGTTCATCGTGGACGGCACGGACGCGCCGGACGCCGCCGCCGCCGTGGCGCTCATCGCCCGGCGCACCCGCTGCAGTGGCGAGCCGCCGGTGCTGCTCTGCTCGGGTGCGCTCATTGCGCCGGACGTGGTGCTCACCGCGGCGCACTGTCTGGCCATCTTCGGACCGGAAGGGCCACACGAGGTCTACTTCGGCCAGGTGTTGCTCCCCCAGCCGGAGCCCTCGCCACGAGGCCGATTCGCCCGTGTGTCCCATGCAGTCATCCACCCGGACTACGACGCCGCCACGCACGCGTATGACGCCGCGCTGCTGCGGCTCGCGGCACCGGTGGACGTGGCTCCCTTCCCTCTGCCCGACTCCAAGACTGCCGTGCCCGTCGTCGGTGCCTCCGTGCGGGCGGTGGGCTACGGGGACACGAAGGACGCGCGGGCCCCGTCTGGCCGGAGGCGACAGGGAACGCTCGCGGTGACGCAGGTGGAGCCAGCGGCTTTCCTCGCGGGCCCCTCGCCGAGCATGAGCTGTGTGGGAGACAGCGGTGGGCCGGTGCTCCTGCGCGATGGTGAGCGCGAGGTGCTGGTCGGGCTCACCGCGAGCGGCGACGTCGCCTGCCGGAATGAGGCTCGCAACGTGCGCGTGGATGTGCTGCTCGACGGCTTCATCCGCCCGTTCCTCGCGGAGGCCCCCGCGCCCGTCGTGCCCACGCTGGCCCCGGAAGACCTCTGCCGCGCCACGTGCACGCGCGACGCCGAGTGCCCGTCGGGGCTCACCTGTGTGTCCGCTCAAGGTGCGCCCGGACGGTGCCTGATGCCCGCGCTTCAGGAGGGGGATTACGGAGCGGTGTGCACGGACGACGCTGCCTGTGGCGCGGGCGGGCTGTGCGCGCGGTTGGAGCCCGAGGGCGACGCCGCGTGCCGCTGCTTCACGTCCTGCTCCGGGCCGCTCCCCGACCCGGTGGACCCTCCCGAGCCCGAAGCCGATACGGGCGGCTGCTCGAGCGTGCCAGGCCCCGCGCTCCTCGGACTGCTCGTGCTTGCGCTCCGAGTCGCGCGCGGCGTACGTCGGCCCGCACGGCGCTGA
- a CDS encoding YciI family protein codes for MLHLLVLRYRVAEQEAEPHVAEHVRYLEHHHRAGTFLVSGQTVPSEQGGAILARGVDRATVERLTAEDPFVRAGVAEYTVTTIDPGRVHPALAELLGVSASRVRPSSSGGGRVE; via the coding sequence ATGCTGCATCTGCTGGTCCTGAGGTACCGCGTGGCTGAGCAGGAGGCGGAACCCCATGTCGCGGAGCACGTCCGCTACCTGGAGCACCACCACCGGGCCGGGACGTTCCTCGTATCCGGGCAGACGGTTCCGTCGGAGCAGGGAGGCGCCATCCTGGCCCGAGGCGTCGATCGCGCCACCGTGGAGCGACTCACCGCCGAGGACCCCTTCGTCCGGGCCGGCGTCGCGGAGTACACCGTAACGACCATCGACCCGGGCCGTGTGCACCCCGCCCTCGCGGAGTTGCTTGGCGTGAGTGCGTCGCGCGTGCGTCCCAGTTCTTCGGGCGGCGGACGCGTGGAATGA
- a CDS encoding DUF1361 domain-containing protein gives MSQTQTASPAFLSVLRRHGFWPALLSSAAAVGMLALRLDWSERASFAFLPWNLFLAWVPYVLSLVARLLMARGRGHGWLLAPLALGWLALFPNAPYLLTDFIHLHQRPVVPLWFDAALLALFAATGWLMGLLSLEVWKEWLEQRWGRARAWAFVAATSLLCGYGIYLGRVERWNSWDVLAEPGRLLSAMAAHLREPGAFPHLTRLTVLFAGLLLLSYALFETLMARLRCRRAT, from the coding sequence ATGTCCCAGACCCAGACTGCGTCCCCCGCCTTCCTGTCCGTGCTGCGCCGCCATGGCTTCTGGCCCGCGCTCCTGAGCAGTGCCGCCGCGGTGGGCATGCTGGCCCTCCGGCTGGACTGGAGCGAGCGCGCCAGCTTCGCGTTCCTCCCCTGGAACCTGTTCCTGGCGTGGGTGCCCTACGTCCTGTCGCTGGTGGCGCGCCTGCTGATGGCGCGGGGCCGGGGCCACGGGTGGCTGCTGGCGCCGCTGGCCCTCGGGTGGCTCGCGCTGTTCCCCAATGCGCCGTACCTCCTCACGGACTTCATCCACCTGCACCAGCGGCCCGTGGTGCCGCTCTGGTTCGACGCGGCGCTGCTCGCGCTCTTCGCCGCGACGGGCTGGCTGATGGGGCTGCTCTCGCTGGAGGTGTGGAAGGAGTGGCTGGAGCAGCGCTGGGGCCGGGCCCGCGCCTGGGCCTTCGTCGCCGCCACGTCGCTCCTGTGTGGCTATGGCATCTACCTGGGCCGCGTGGAGCGGTGGAACAGCTGGGACGTGCTCGCCGAGCCGGGGCGCCTGCTCTCCGCCATGGCCGCGCACCTGCGCGAGCCCGGAGCCTTCCCGCACCTGACGCGCCTCACCGTCCTCTTCGCGGGGCTGTTGCTGCTCTCCTACGCCCTCTTCGAAACGCTGATGGCGCGCTTGCGCTGCCGCCGTGCCACGTAG
- a CDS encoding DUF2267 domain-containing protein: MTRPTNETELMQRRVQRHESHTRSTYAAFIRHLCEVGRLEPSLAECAAVAVLRALERRILPAEAKDLEAQLPRRLVDFLPPLEQRPQRPRRFGREEFLQTVADDLEMPVEEMEPVVRAVFRAMQDLISEGEANDVASNLPPDLQALWRLTQ; this comes from the coding sequence ATGACCCGCCCGACCAATGAGACGGAGCTGATGCAGCGCCGCGTGCAGCGGCACGAGTCCCACACCCGCTCCACCTACGCGGCCTTCATCCGCCACCTGTGCGAGGTGGGGAGGCTGGAGCCGTCGCTGGCCGAGTGCGCGGCGGTGGCGGTGCTCCGGGCGCTGGAGCGGCGCATCCTCCCGGCCGAGGCGAAGGACTTGGAGGCCCAGCTGCCGCGCCGGCTGGTGGACTTCCTCCCCCCGCTGGAGCAGCGCCCGCAGCGGCCCCGGCGCTTCGGCAGGGAGGAGTTCCTCCAGACGGTGGCGGACGACCTGGAGATGCCGGTGGAGGAGATGGAGCCCGTGGTGCGCGCGGTGTTCCGCGCGATGCAGGACCTCATCTCCGAGGGCGAGGCGAACGACGTCGCCAGCAACCTGCCCCCGGACCTCCAGGCGCTCTGGCGGCTCACGCAGTAG
- a CDS encoding HAD-IG family 5'-nucleotidase — MRSHPSGPPPERGLFCNRTLNLRAIKAVGYDMDYTLIHYRVEAWERRAYEYIRDRLVAQGWPVGDLTFDPGLAIRGLIIDTEKGNLLKANRFGIVKKALHGTRPMDFEAQRDEYASTLIDLHERRWVFLNTLFSLSEACIFAQLVDRLDAGQLPGSTPMGYTDLYEHVRKNLDATHMQGRLKAEIIADPERYVIDDPETPLALLDQRHAGKKLLLITNSEWAYTEPMMHFAFDRHLPGGMTWRQLFDVVIVSARKPEFFTTRSALYEVVEVGGEALLRQHSGPLKPGTPYFGGSAVELERHLGLSGDQILYVGDHMFGDVHVTKDVLRWRTALILRELEDEVRAIAGFRATEARLGERMEHKERLEAESCQLRLEQQRRRFQYGPRSDTPSEAALVARQAELRTELEALDAELGPMARAATELSNPVWGLLTRAGNDKSHLARQMERYADIYTSRVSNFLFATPFVYLRSPRGSLPHDPSLPGGTPVFPSSDGGGGGLLGPDTGE, encoded by the coding sequence ATGCGCTCGCATCCATCCGGTCCCCCGCCCGAGCGGGGCCTCTTCTGCAACCGCACCCTCAACCTGCGCGCCATCAAGGCCGTGGGCTACGACATGGACTACACGCTCATCCACTACCGCGTGGAGGCGTGGGAGCGCCGTGCGTACGAATACATCCGCGACAGGCTGGTGGCGCAGGGCTGGCCGGTGGGGGATTTGACGTTCGACCCGGGGCTCGCCATCCGCGGCCTCATCATCGACACCGAGAAGGGCAACCTCCTCAAGGCCAACCGCTTCGGAATCGTGAAGAAGGCCCTCCATGGCACCCGGCCCATGGACTTCGAGGCCCAGCGCGACGAGTACGCCAGCACCCTCATCGATTTGCACGAGCGGCGCTGGGTGTTCCTCAACACGCTCTTCTCGCTGTCCGAGGCCTGCATCTTCGCGCAGCTCGTGGACCGGCTGGACGCCGGCCAGCTCCCGGGCTCGACGCCCATGGGGTACACGGACCTCTACGAGCACGTGCGGAAGAATCTGGACGCCACGCACATGCAGGGGCGGCTGAAGGCGGAAATCATCGCCGACCCGGAGCGCTACGTCATCGACGACCCGGAGACGCCGCTGGCACTGCTGGACCAGCGTCACGCCGGCAAGAAGCTCCTGCTGATTACCAACAGCGAGTGGGCCTACACCGAGCCCATGATGCACTTCGCCTTCGACCGGCACCTGCCGGGGGGCATGACGTGGCGGCAGCTGTTCGACGTGGTGATTGTGTCCGCGCGCAAGCCGGAGTTCTTCACCACGCGCTCGGCGCTCTATGAGGTGGTGGAGGTGGGCGGCGAGGCGCTCCTGCGGCAGCACTCGGGGCCCCTCAAGCCCGGCACGCCCTACTTCGGCGGCAGCGCGGTGGAGCTGGAGCGGCACCTGGGGCTGAGCGGGGACCAGATTCTCTACGTGGGCGACCACATGTTCGGCGACGTGCATGTGACGAAGGACGTGCTGCGCTGGCGCACGGCGCTCATCCTCCGCGAGCTGGAGGACGAGGTGCGCGCCATCGCCGGCTTCCGCGCCACCGAGGCGCGGCTGGGCGAGCGCATGGAGCACAAGGAGCGGCTGGAGGCGGAGAGCTGCCAGCTGCGGCTGGAGCAGCAGCGGCGCCGCTTCCAGTACGGCCCGCGCTCGGACACCCCTTCCGAGGCAGCGCTGGTGGCGCGGCAGGCCGAGCTGCGCACGGAGCTGGAGGCGCTGGACGCGGAGCTGGGCCCCATGGCGCGCGCCGCCACCGAGCTGTCCAACCCCGTCTGGGGTCTGCTCACGCGCGCGGGCAACGACAAGAGCCACCTGGCGCGGCAGATGGAGCGCTACGCGGACATCTACACGTCCCGCGTGTCCAACTTCCTCTTCGCCACGCCCTTCGTGTACCTGCGCAGCCCGCGCGGCAGCCTGCCGCATGACCCGAGCCTGCCCGGCGGCACGCCCGTGTTCCCCTCCTCGGACGGGGGCGGCGGCGGGCTGCTGGGGCCGGACACCGGGGAGTAG
- the nrfH gene encoding cytochrome c nitrite reductase small subunit yields MPGVSRRVAISAVVLAVLVGAAIGAGGYTFVYAKGASYLTDDPAACANCHVMNEQYAGWVKSSHHTVAVCNDCHTPHDFFGKYFTKALNGWHHSVAFTSGDFHEPIHIGERNLRVTEAACRSCHQDIVDAIEPGLWVRVSAQAPGDSRKDANLHGSLHPPPEDGKLSCLRCHHSVGHLELD; encoded by the coding sequence ATGCCCGGAGTCTCGCGCCGCGTTGCCATCAGCGCTGTCGTGCTTGCCGTCCTGGTGGGGGCTGCCATCGGTGCGGGCGGGTACACCTTCGTCTACGCGAAGGGCGCCTCGTACCTCACCGACGACCCGGCCGCGTGCGCCAACTGCCACGTGATGAACGAGCAGTACGCGGGCTGGGTGAAGAGCAGCCACCACACCGTGGCGGTCTGCAATGACTGCCACACCCCGCACGACTTCTTCGGGAAGTACTTCACCAAGGCGCTCAATGGCTGGCATCACTCGGTGGCCTTCACCTCCGGGGACTTCCACGAGCCCATCCACATCGGTGAGCGCAACCTGCGGGTGACGGAGGCGGCGTGCCGCTCCTGTCACCAGGACATCGTCGACGCGATTGAGCCGGGGCTGTGGGTGCGGGTGTCCGCGCAGGCCCCGGGTGACTCCCGGAAGGACGCGAACCTGCATGGCAGCCTGCACCCTCCGCCCGAGGACGGGAAGCTGAGCTGCCTGCGCTGCCACCACTCGGTGGGACACCTGGAGCTGGACTGA
- a CDS encoding ammonia-forming cytochrome c nitrite reductase subunit c552 — protein MANPNAPMKRRGWWLLVAVGGVSALAAAAAVALATNILERKQEARNPFFRVVELTDDTVDPAVWGKNFPLQYDMYLRTVDQTRTKYGGSEAVPHAPTQADPRSVVAQSRLEEDPRLKRMWAGYAFSKDFREERGHAYMLTDQTFTERQQVTQQPGACLHCHASSYTLYKKLGNGDLFKGFDAVNHLPYFEARKLVEHPVSCIDCHDSQTLQLRVTKPAFMLGMKRMKAAQGVQDYDVNRDATRQEMRSYVCGQCHVEYYFKGPEKTLTFPWDKGLKIENILAYYEENPHKDWTHAETGAPVLKAQHPEFEMWNQGIHARSGVACADCHMPYTRVGAQKISDHHVRSPLLNINRACQTCHHFSEAELRDRAEALQERTFRLRNQGLDALVGLLNDVKAAKAAGKTDAELAGVYALQRRGQFMLDFIEAENSMGFHAPEEAARILGQATNIIRQAQVLVRDPTFKPEIPDMLPAAEGDAHPGPGVRGKTVGAPMGDADGGGRPGDEGGAAVAPAEGGGAADGGNPTR, from the coding sequence ATGGCGAACCCGAATGCTCCCATGAAGCGCCGGGGCTGGTGGCTGCTGGTGGCCGTGGGCGGGGTGTCCGCCCTGGCCGCGGCGGCCGCGGTCGCGCTGGCCACCAACATCCTCGAGCGCAAGCAGGAGGCCCGAAACCCGTTCTTCCGCGTGGTGGAGCTCACCGACGACACGGTGGACCCCGCCGTGTGGGGGAAGAACTTCCCGCTCCAGTACGACATGTACCTGCGCACCGTGGACCAGACGCGCACGAAGTACGGCGGCAGCGAGGCGGTGCCGCACGCGCCCACGCAGGCGGACCCGCGCTCGGTGGTGGCGCAGAGCCGGCTGGAGGAGGACCCGCGCCTGAAGCGCATGTGGGCCGGCTATGCCTTCAGCAAGGACTTCCGCGAGGAGCGCGGCCACGCGTACATGCTGACGGACCAGACCTTCACCGAGCGCCAGCAGGTGACGCAGCAGCCGGGCGCGTGCCTGCACTGTCACGCCAGCTCGTACACGCTCTACAAGAAGCTGGGCAACGGGGACCTCTTCAAGGGCTTCGACGCCGTCAACCACCTGCCGTACTTCGAGGCGCGCAAGCTGGTGGAGCACCCGGTGAGCTGCATCGACTGTCACGACAGCCAGACGCTGCAGCTGCGGGTGACGAAGCCGGCCTTCATGCTGGGCATGAAGCGGATGAAGGCCGCGCAGGGCGTGCAGGACTACGACGTCAACCGGGACGCCACGCGCCAGGAGATGCGCAGCTACGTCTGCGGCCAGTGCCACGTCGAGTACTACTTCAAGGGCCCGGAGAAGACGCTCACCTTCCCGTGGGACAAGGGGCTGAAAATCGAGAACATCCTCGCGTACTACGAGGAGAACCCGCACAAGGACTGGACGCACGCGGAGACGGGCGCGCCGGTGCTGAAGGCGCAGCACCCCGAGTTCGAGATGTGGAACCAGGGCATCCATGCGCGCTCGGGCGTGGCGTGCGCGGACTGCCACATGCCGTACACGCGGGTGGGCGCGCAGAAAATCAGTGACCACCACGTGCGCAGCCCGCTGCTCAACATCAACCGCGCGTGCCAGACGTGCCACCACTTCTCCGAGGCCGAGCTGCGCGACCGCGCCGAGGCGCTCCAGGAGCGCACCTTCCGGCTGCGCAACCAGGGGCTGGACGCGCTGGTGGGGTTGCTCAACGACGTGAAGGCCGCGAAGGCGGCGGGGAAGACGGACGCGGAGCTGGCCGGGGTGTACGCGCTGCAGCGGCGCGGGCAGTTCATGCTCGACTTCATCGAGGCGGAGAACTCGATGGGCTTCCATGCGCCGGAGGAGGCGGCCCGCATCCTCGGGCAGGCCACCAACATCATCCGCCAGGCGCAGGTGCTGGTGAGGGACCCGACCTTCAAGCCGGAGATTCCCGACATGCTGCCCGCCGCCGAGGGAGATGCCCACCCCGGGCCCGGCGTCCGGGGCAAGACGGTGGGTGCCCCCATGGGGGACGCGGACGGTGGAGGGAGGCCCGGCGATGAGGGTGGCGCGGCCGTTGCTCCGGCGGAGGGTGGCGGTGCGGCCGATGGTGGCAATCCGACCCGGTGA
- a CDS encoding START domain-containing protein codes for MRMPWSPGAIAVALVLSAGLSRAEEAWETVAEKPYLVKVRSRPGTGAKDVWAEGELAASAADVQAVLTDVDAYRLWMPYVKESRTLKELPDGARLTYTRLDLPVVSSRDYVSHVVQDSKLAEDGTGVFAQHWRAEPDAIPQRRDTVRLRLNEGSWHVEPRGEGKARVVYRFTVDPAGSIPGFLANMGQKDGVVDTFRAVEKRARQHAEARRKPK; via the coding sequence ATGAGGATGCCATGGAGCCCGGGAGCCATCGCCGTCGCGCTGGTGCTCTCCGCTGGGCTGTCGCGCGCGGAAGAGGCGTGGGAAACGGTGGCGGAGAAGCCATACCTGGTGAAGGTGCGGTCCAGGCCGGGCACCGGTGCGAAGGACGTGTGGGCCGAAGGTGAGCTCGCCGCCAGCGCGGCCGACGTGCAGGCCGTGCTGACGGACGTGGATGCGTATCGACTGTGGATGCCGTACGTGAAGGAGTCGCGTACCCTCAAGGAGCTGCCCGACGGCGCGCGGCTGACGTACACGCGGCTGGACCTGCCCGTGGTGTCGTCGCGCGACTACGTGAGTCATGTCGTGCAGGACTCGAAGCTGGCCGAGGATGGCACGGGTGTCTTTGCCCAGCACTGGCGGGCGGAGCCGGACGCCATTCCCCAGCGTCGCGACACGGTGCGGTTGCGGCTCAACGAGGGAAGTTGGCACGTGGAGCCTCGCGGCGAGGGGAAGGCCCGGGTCGTGTACCGCTTCACCGTGGACCCCGCCGGCTCCATCCCCGGCTTCCTGGCCAACATGGGCCAGAAGGACGGCGTGGTGGACACCTTCCGCGCGGTGGAGAAGCGGGCCCGGCAGCATGCGGAGGCGCGCCGGAAACCGAAGTGA
- a CDS encoding YwiC-like family protein encodes MMTLSARPRASLSRQALLPREHGAYFQLGLPLATALAVTRPSATALWLAAAAVASFLVHEPLLVLLGHRGARRHEEEGLLARSQTAVLAALGAAALLLALQDLEATARPYLALPGILGAEVLLMTWGRQERTLSGELIASLALGAWAVPVGIAGGLAPGAALSLWGTFALGFSLATVAVHVVIRAHKPGQDRALLRLVGLAASGFGVAGALLWTKSTGVSPWRVVALLPTALVALGTFVLMPTPRHLKRLGWSFAIAGLSTAVLLGVGLA; translated from the coding sequence ATGATGACTCTCTCCGCCCGGCCGCGGGCTTCCCTCTCCCGACAGGCGCTCCTGCCCCGGGAGCACGGCGCGTACTTCCAGCTCGGTCTGCCGCTGGCCACGGCGCTCGCCGTCACCCGTCCGAGCGCCACCGCGCTGTGGCTCGCCGCCGCGGCGGTCGCCAGCTTCCTCGTGCACGAGCCCCTCCTCGTCCTGCTCGGCCACCGGGGTGCTCGCCGTCACGAGGAGGAGGGCCTGCTGGCCCGGAGTCAGACGGCCGTCCTCGCCGCGCTGGGAGCCGCCGCGCTGCTGCTCGCCCTCCAGGACCTCGAGGCCACCGCCCGGCCCTACCTCGCGCTTCCCGGCATCCTGGGCGCGGAGGTGCTGCTGATGACGTGGGGACGGCAGGAGCGCACGCTCTCGGGAGAGTTGATCGCATCCCTGGCGCTCGGAGCGTGGGCGGTACCGGTGGGCATCGCGGGAGGCCTGGCACCGGGCGCGGCCCTGTCCCTGTGGGGCACCTTCGCACTCGGGTTCTCGCTGGCCACGGTGGCGGTGCACGTCGTCATCCGTGCCCACAAGCCCGGCCAGGACCGCGCCCTGCTGCGCCTCGTGGGCCTTGCCGCCAGTGGGTTCGGAGTCGCGGGCGCCCTCCTGTGGACGAAGTCCACGGGCGTGTCGCCATGGCGCGTGGTGGCGCTGCTGCCGACCGCGCTGGTGGCGCTCGGAACCTTTGTCCTGATGCCCACGCCGCGACATCTCAAGCGACTGGGCTGGAGCTTCGCCATCGCGGGTCTCTCCACCGCCGTGCTGCTCGGCGTGGGATTGGCGTGA
- a CDS encoding TraR/DksA family transcriptional regulator, which produces MDVLAREAQEALRQRSQRLRARARASSEEREAEAAGLTDSERQELDAIEEALARIDGGEFGRCARCGGAIGRHRLRAVPEARLCMTCSAVER; this is translated from the coding sequence ATGGACGTGCTGGCCCGTGAGGCCCAAGAAGCGCTGCGGCAGCGCAGCCAACGCCTGCGGGCTCGCGCCCGAGCGTCCTCGGAAGAACGCGAGGCCGAGGCGGCCGGGCTCACCGACTCGGAGCGACAGGAGTTGGATGCCATCGAGGAGGCGCTCGCCCGCATCGATGGCGGGGAGTTCGGCCGCTGCGCGCGGTGCGGCGGGGCCATCGGGCGGCACCGGCTTCGCGCCGTCCCCGAGGCGCGTCTCTGCATGACGTGCTCGGCCGTGGAGCGGTGA
- a CDS encoding DUF2381 family protein: protein MTAGACFVSARLRVLLLAFVALRSTAVGAQEPPGSAVQGRTRRIELTSEPPATLPEISIQPGIASLLLFDAPLASDGVELEGKERFRRVVVGEDTVALVPSEALREGERLRLTVRFVADATPGEAHFLLVVVPGQADTQVEVLRVQRNPGPARNESTGLAEELQQLREENARLRAERASFNLLDAITAPWMQGGGIAAEQFKRPLPRVTGADLELDEALSFRAASRVAVKLTVTFSRSERPWSLGSAALIGPDGQRLHIVQVWQSKPTAGDAAKVLLVVEAEAAGSRPLGPHTLELREAGGDRTLRLGSVAFPDL, encoded by the coding sequence GTGACTGCCGGAGCCTGCTTCGTGTCCGCCCGGCTTCGTGTCCTGCTCCTCGCCTTCGTCGCACTCAGGAGCACCGCTGTTGGAGCACAGGAGCCACCTGGCTCCGCCGTGCAGGGCCGGACACGGCGCATCGAGCTGACCTCCGAGCCACCCGCCACACTCCCGGAGATTTCCATCCAGCCGGGCATCGCCAGCCTCTTGCTGTTCGACGCGCCGCTCGCGAGCGACGGCGTCGAATTGGAGGGCAAGGAGCGCTTCCGCCGCGTGGTCGTCGGCGAGGACACGGTGGCGCTCGTGCCTTCGGAGGCGCTCCGTGAGGGAGAGCGCCTGCGCCTCACCGTCCGCTTCGTCGCGGATGCAACGCCGGGCGAAGCCCACTTCCTGCTCGTCGTGGTTCCAGGGCAGGCGGATACGCAGGTGGAAGTCCTGCGCGTCCAACGCAACCCCGGGCCTGCACGAAACGAGTCCACCGGACTGGCCGAGGAGCTTCAGCAGCTACGGGAGGAGAACGCCCGACTTCGAGCGGAGCGCGCGTCCTTCAACCTCCTCGATGCCATCACGGCGCCATGGATGCAGGGCGGAGGCATCGCCGCCGAACAATTCAAGCGGCCCCTTCCCCGCGTCACGGGCGCGGACCTTGAGTTGGATGAAGCCCTGTCATTCCGAGCGGCAAGCAGGGTCGCGGTGAAGCTGACGGTGACGTTCTCTCGAAGCGAGCGACCCTGGTCGTTGGGGAGCGCGGCGCTCATCGGCCCGGATGGCCAACGGCTGCACATCGTTCAGGTGTGGCAGTCGAAGCCCACGGCGGGAGACGCTGCCAAGGTCCTCCTCGTCGTGGAAGCAGAGGCCGCCGGGAGCAGACCCCTCGGCCCCCACACCCTGGAGCTGCGGGAAGCGGGAGGAGACCGCACCCTCAGGCTCGGCTCGGTGGCGTTCCCCGACCTGTGA